The Theobroma cacao cultivar B97-61/B2 chromosome 2, Criollo_cocoa_genome_V2, whole genome shotgun sequence genome includes the window ttgaagattaggaaaatatttactacaaataaataaaataataataataaaaataaataaaataaatattaaataaaaaaatacaaaaataccATGATATTAACCACAAGCATAATCTACCGATGATGAGATGATCGGTCGGAACGCAAGAAGTCGCAATCCCGGGCTCATGTTCCTTAGGTTCGAAATCCGAAtcaaggctccaccagtacgatgggagagCCTCGATTTCAAGATTCCGAAATCTTtcataaataaagaatttgattatacaaagttattcaataaaaataataaataaataataatagaataaaaaaaagataaaaatNNNNNNNNNNNNNNNNNNNNNNNNNNNNNNNNNNNNNNNNNNNNNNNNNNNNNNNNNNNNNNNNNNNNNNNNNNNNNNNNNNNNNNNNNNNNNNNNNNNNNNNNNNNNNNNtagataataataaaaatctaCAACAACAACTAATTTAAAACTATGCATTAAATATCAAGTGGCACAAGCTATGAATTAAtagatattataaaaaatatgaagacaaagataagaaagaaaaaagattttaaatatagatatatataaaataagattttaggCTTTAGGTTCTGATAAAAGATAGcttacaaaaatataataataataataaaaaaataaaaaaataaaaaaaagaaatagtataatagtaaaaaaaaaagaaaatttttgttcattaaaataacatggaattataaacaatttatctaattatgaaaggaaaatataagaacttagaataaaaaaatgtaaagtataaaaaaataatgataagaagtaaaataaaaaatgtgataataaaaaaataaatatgaaaaataattaaataataacaaataaaaaatagataattacattagcatagcatacatatatattgcatcatgcatatcattgcatataaatatttatgttttcgagtttaagctCCGATCATGGAATCTTCTAAGGATTGTGCGAAGGCGGGGTTCCTCGAAAATTTTCCTATGTGAAAAAGTGTCCTCGGGTCTCACCaatatgatgggagggctcgagaaacacctttaataaaaggtttttgcccaaattaagttcattttgcacaaaaacattatttttaatgaaaaacgTGCGATAACTCCAATGATGGGAATTATTCGTCGAATTTGCGAAAGTGAATTTCTCagataattccctaggtgagagaataccccgagtcccaccagtatgatgggcggatttgaaaaaatatcttcaataaaaagttattcGTCCGGCATTTTTTTATCTCACTCCATGCATTTCGTCTTGcctcacatttgcattccattttaggttgaacaagagataaaaataagtaaataataactaaggaagtatagtgaaattaaacattaaagcctaataggataatctaaaaatggtaccgttcatggaacgggcgttccgggggtgctaatccttccccgggcgtaaccgtactcccgagcctagatctaaaaaaaaaaaaccgtttaaggttcttttcggtgggcttaaaattaatttaaggcttcatcgattagaatcgagtcaataggtggccaatcgcacctagtaaaaaagattggtggcgactcctaattgttaattttttagagttttcacaTCGCGTCCGgcggtcgggttcccggacccgcacgttatgACAGCTGGCGACTCCACTTGAGATTTTCGAGAGTCgaaccattaaataataataggttatcCAAGGCTTTAAATAATTCGATGTTTCCTTAGTGTTGATGATTTGTTCtgcatattttgtttagtgCATTTGTTTATTTCGCATTTGTtactttattgcttttaataattgtgAGGGATTTAGGATAGAGGGATGTGAGATTATTACTCCGAATTCGATGTTTTCCTTAACACACACAGcacatttttgcattcatgcataaaccCTCCACCCGGGTTATGTTTTTTCTAGGAGGGAGTTTAGTAGCTATGTtctcgtgaggtgataacctctACACGGGCTAGTGAAGACTCCTACTCAAATAGAACCTAGTCCGTTTGAAGCCTGTAATGGGTGAGGATCggggtgccttactagtccgCGTGGACGACAGTGAGGAACGATTTAGGAAACTTAGCTCTATTTATAAACCCAGCTCAGCATATAGAATATCAAGAGTAACTTAACCCTAGGTAGGACCATACCTGTGAGAGTATACCCTATAAATAGGtacacatgaaggaatttCTTCCACTCcttctattttaaattttaccaCGAGATAATAAAGTATCGTGGAGTGGACAGTAATACCCATGATATTACTTATTATTCTCTCATTGTTTTTAACActccattctttctttttaccatactaacttaatttattttgcttgtcaTGTGCATGTTACATGTTCATTTGCATGCATTGTAATTGCATATAGGAGAAATATTGGCTACACAACATCCAATCTAAGAGATCCCGGTTACATCCATGGCATCGTCATTAGCAGGTCCACTCAACATATACAGAAATGACTATGAGATAGAGTTACAGATGGGGCagattcaacaagaaaaaggagatTGTTTGACCGAAGGACATATCCCAACTTTACCCGAGATAGTTCACTTGGACCTTCAGCAGAATAACTTTACAGAGATGATAGGAATTTGGGAACAGTGGAAACGTGCTCATCAAGATAATTTTCAGAGCAAGTATGGACACATTGCATGGCTCCTATATGTACCTGTTGATGACCAGATGCTCCGAGCCATCGTCCAGTTTTGGGATCCCTCATACCATTGCTTTGTCTTTAATAAGGTGGACATGACCCCTACCATAGAAGAGTGCTCTTCTCTGCTCCGGATAGATCACATGCAGCCTGACAAGATCTATTGAAGGGCCCAGAAGACGGGACATCGACGGAAGTTGGCCAAGTTGTTAGGAATGACTACGGTAGAAGTGGATTAGCatttaaagaagaaaggagaaataGAATGCGTTCCGTGGAGTTTCTTGAATGGATATATTAAAAAGCACATGGAGGATGAACAATGTCTCCTAGCTTTCGCGATCTCAATCTATGGCTTAGTGGTCTTCCCGAAGGTTCTAGATCATGTGGAGGTATCAGTCATAGACTTCTTTGATCAGGTGACAATGAGCATCAACTTGGCCCTATCCATCTTAGCTGAAACCTTCAGATCCTTGAATTTTTGTCGGTGCAAAGGCGAGGGACGATTCATCGGATGTGCCCAACTCTTAACTATATGGGTCAAAAGCCATTTCGAATGTAAATAGAGCGAATTTTGGAAGCCTTATCTGTTTGTAAGTTGCCCTATCCTTGAGTTCTGTGAAAGTGTATGGCCCGACTGCAAGAGGAAAGAAGAGTGGGTCGCTAACCTCCGGAGGTTAATGAGAGTTGAAGTAACTTGGAGAGCTCCATGGATGCCGCGAATGCAAGTGATGTATAAATGCGGAGACAAGCCGTGGGTGCCACTGACGGGACCATGGGGAGCCATTAGTTATGCACTGATAATGGTACGGAGACAGTTCGGATCTGAGCAATTCGTGCCCATGACTCACTAGCCCAACCAGTTAGAGTTTACATATGGAGAGCCAGAAATGCTAAAGAAAATTGAGGAAATTGCACAAGACTGGAAGAAAACTTGCTGAGTGGATCAGGGAAGGGTTACCGATAAAGTTACCATAGGATATCATACTTTGCATGACCAAAGGGTGAAAGATGTCGTATGCCCCCCAAAAAATCCATCAAAACATCCCATAAACCCAGAACCTCAAGATGTCCTACTAGAGAGTGAGTTGACAAGAAAGAGACTTGAAAAGGAGATGACGAATATGAAGCAGAGACATGAGGATGAGCTAGAAGAAGTGAAGAAAGAGACAGTAAAAAATGTACGGTTAGCTTTCGAAGAGCGGGATGAGTGGCAAAGCAAGTTTAAGGAAGTGAACGTGACAAATTCTTCTCTGATAGCCAGAATGCAAGAACTCCAAAGTGCCAACAATGCTTTGTAGCACAAGGTACGAAGACAAGAACAAACCATCCAAGAGTTGAGAAATAATTACGGCTTGTTGGAAACTGCCATTGAGGGCTACAAGGCACAGTATGAAGTAGTAAGGCAAGAGTATTTCCAAATGAGGGAAAGAAATGATTTGTGCACACAAAGCCTTCAAAGGAAAGAAGCTAAAATGCGATGGATACTGAGACAGATGAGAGAAGTGGCATTTAGAGAACGAGTGATGGCAGACAAGACCGAAGAACTCAGACGAGAGATTCTTTCGAGGGATGAATTGAGTGAGCGGTTGATCGATCACCTTAGGATGGTTAGGGACCAATATGACAAagttggtttttccttttgatagTTATATAATGGATTTAGACAATGATGTAATCGGATATTTAAGTTTTATGGATGCAGATTTTCTTATGATAAATGTTGGGTGGCCAATATTTTTcctacttttcttttcttttcaagcaCATTTCACTTGCATCATAGTTACAtgattcatataaataataacaaatgatAATGTActcatcaacataaaattctaacttatccaTTTGACccaaaaaagaacaaaattccaGAGAAACGAACCCTACACAGATATAACACAAGAGCTCGCTCTAAGATCATGGGGAACTAACATTCGGAGAGAATGGACAAGATCgaaaagaagcaagaagagatCATGGGTCAGTTGTCAAAGATTTTGGAATTGATGTCGATAGATAAAGGGAAGAGAGTGGCGGGGAGTTCTGGTGTGTCAAAAGATGTTCAACAGACAAAAGCCAATACAGCCCCCGTATATCCACCAAGATTCACACCACCACCAGCAAGGAATGCTTCTATCCCCATGCCGTTGATAGGACAATATCCGTTCTTTGGGATGCTAGTGCCTACAGGGCCACCACCGACTTATGCCCAATAGAGGCCAATTGGAGGGGCAAGTCCTTTAGACCCCATCTTTGTACCTGACCTAGACGATCTGAAGGAACAATAGAAGCTCAAGTGTGGATCTGTTGAATCAAAGGACAATCCTGATACCCACAAAAAATTTGACCTTTTTGAGAAAAGACTACGCATGATAGAAGGAATGGGAATGTATTGCTCTATTGATGCAATTGAACTCTGTCTCGTTCCAGATGTGGTTATACCcccaaaattcaaagtttcAGACTTTGAAAAGTACGACAGAACCAAGTGTCCGATCAAACACATCACCATGTATTGCAGAAGGATGGCCGCATATGCCCATGTTGACAAGCCTTGATACATTGCTTCCAAGATAGCCTCACTGGTGCTGCAGCAAAATGGTACGTCCAACTGGACTGTAATCGAATCCACACATGGAAGGATCTTGCTCGGGCATTTGTGGCTCAATATAAGCATATTACAAATATGGCTCCGGATCACTTTTCTTTacaaaacatggagaagaaACCCACTGAAAGCTTCAAAGAATATGCTCAAAGATGGAGGAATGTGGCTTCTCAAGTCCAGCCACCATTGACTAAGAAAGAGACCATCGTAATGTTCGTTAACACCTTACGGGCCCCTTACTATGAACGATTGGTAGGTAGTGTCATAAAGAACTTCGTTGATATGGTGATTTCAAAAGAGATGATAGAGACTGCCGTTAAGCAAGGAAAGATAGAATGAGGTGATGCGACACACACGAAAAAAGGTGGAACTTTTAAGAAGAGGGAAGGAGAAGCCCAAGCTATCACTTCGGGACAACCCCAATGAGGAAGCTACAACCTTTATCAGCCATATCCACCATATCCCTATTACCCAACTGTGAATAAAACTTCACAAAGTCCATACCTATATCCACCCATGCCAAATGCCTTTTCTAACCTATACCCATATGCTCCCATCCAACGGACATCTTACCCCATAAATATCCACCCATCTACTTCCACACCCGTTGCAGCTTCAACCACACAACAAACAACACCTTCAAACAACCATACTACCAGTGAATCAAGAGGATGGCAAAACAAGCAAGAGAAAGTGCAGTTTGACCCAATCCCAATTCCATATGCTGAACTCTTCACTCAGTTAGTTGCAAACCATCTGGTAGTACCCTTATACATAGAGCCATTAAAACCTCTATTCCCGAGATGGTATGATGCTTCCGCCCATTGTGATTATCATTATGGAATCGAAGGTCACTCAATTGAGAATTGTATAGCATTCAAACATAAGGTGCAAGGGTTGATCAAGGCAGGAATcctgaattttgaaaagaaatcgGAATAGAATGTTAACAACAACCCACTGCCAAATCATGCTGGGGCAGGGGTAAACGCAGTCGAAGGGGAGGTATATGTTAAAAGGAACATTCGAGAAGTGGAAACCCCATGCAGAAAGTGTTTGAAGCCTTGGTAAAGGCAAATATGCTCGAGGTGTGGCCGAAATGTTCTGATGTGAATGACTCGAGAGATATCCAAGGGCCATATTGCTTGTATCACAAAAGATGTGTGCGGCATTTAATCTAGGATTGTAGTTTTTTTCGGAAGAAAGTGTAAAGAATGATGGACGAGTCAAGGATTGAGTTTTATGTGGAAGCTTCAAAGCCAGCAGTAAACATGATGTCCAAGGAGTCCACTCACCCAAGGAAGATAAAACCTTTAACCATTTTCTATGAACCAAGAGGAGAGTCTGTGGAAGACAGAACCcatggcaaaatgaccatcgAAGTCCCTGAACCTTTCCCCTACAAAGATGACAAAGTTGTCCCATGGAACTACAATTGCAATGTACAAGTTTCAAATACGGGGAAATGGATAACTGAATCTCAAGATGGTGCTACAAATATAACTGGTGTTAGGGGGATTACCCGCAGCGGACGTTGCTATACACCAAAGGCATTGGAGAATCTCAAGAAagagaagggaaaagaaaaagagtaaaatctgagagaaaaaaaagtgcAATCTCAAGAATCGACAAATGGCTCAAAGGGGTCGGTGACGGAAAAAGAAGCTGCCGAGTTCCTCAAGTTCATTAAACATAGTGAGTACAATGTGGTCGAGCAATTGAACAGGTTGCCTGCTCGTATTTCACTACTATCTTTGCTCCTAAGCTCGGAACCACATAGGAACTCTTTGATGAGGATTCTGAACCAAGCATATGTGGATCATGATATCTCAGTTGAAAATTTGGACTACATCATTGGGAACATTTTAGTGGGTAACATAATACCCTTTAGCGATGAAGAAATCCCTTCTGGAGGTAGGAAAAACTACAAAGCCTTGTATATCACTACCAAGTGTAAAGGTTATACCGTCGCAAAAGTGCTGCTTGATAACGGATCGTCCTTGAATGTGATGCCCATGAGGACCTTGGCCAGCTTACCCATCGACATGTCTTACATGAGAAAGAGCTAGATGATTGTGAGAGCCTTTGATGGGATAAGGAGAGAAGTAGTAGGGGACATTGAGATACCGGTAGAAATCGGCTCGTGTACCTTTACCATTGAATTTCAGGTTATGGATATCGCTCCTTCATACAATTATTTGTTAGGAAGACCTTGGATCCACTTAGTTGAGGCCATACCTTCATCGCTTCACCAAAAGATCAAGTTCATCATGGACGAAAAGATTGTATGTGTTAACGGGGAAGAAGACTTACTCATAAGCAAGCCAACAAATATTCCTTACGTGGAGGAGACGGAAGAAGTGCCTGAATGTTCCTTCCGGTCCTTTGAATTTGTTAATACCACATATGTTGGAGAAGGAGCCGCACCACCTATGCTGAGGCTTTCTAAAACCACCGAGATGGCTGTCAATCAGATAGTAGGGAAAGAATATCGAGCCAGGGCAGGACTGGGAAGAGAACTGCAAGGCATTAGAAGACCCATATGTGCtatcaaaaatgaagaaaggtttGGCCTGGGTACAAGCCAactaagaaagaaagagaagaaatgatagCTGAAAGAAGAAGGGAAAGGTTGGCTCACTTTAAAGGGCACAAGTTGAAAATCATATAATGATATATCCTCATCTCTACGAGACATTTCGGTTCAGAGGCTGCATCTTTCTTGAATCACTCACTATTGGGAGCCGAGAATTAGTATCAGCAGTAGGGGAAGCCTTTTTTGATTTATCAATATGCGCAACGGAGAAAAGTGAAAAGCAGCCAGGAAATGAGGATGGAATTCCTATTACATACCTTGGGCCACCAAATTTGAAGTTGAGCAGCTAGACCACCATGAGTTTACCAGTCACTTGTGATCCAATTTCAAAGTAATGCAAACTAAACATCCGTGCTTATGCCCAAAAGTATTGGAAATTTTATGTATCAGGTTTTTTATCATTCATCATTCTAATAAATTGACATGCGTAGTGCATTTCTCATATCTCCTCTCATGATTCACCATTTCCATTCTTGTCATCTCATCCCTTTATTTTAACATTTATCTATACAATAGCTCTACATATTTCAATTCCCTTTACCTTCCAAGATTCCAAATAATGAATGCGAAGATGATAATGACAGTGGTTTTGaggttaattttgaaaaaggtacAAGTGTCAGCGAACTTGACGATACAAAAAATGTGGAGGATTATGATTTAACTCCAGACTTGTTAAGACTAGTAGAACATGAGGGGAGACAAATTGTCCCACATCAAGAGACACTTGAAACAATTAATTtgggaaatgaagaaaataagaaaaaagttaGAATTGGTACGACGTTGGAGCctagtgaaaaagaaaaactaataaagctACTCCATGAGTATGTAAATGTGTTTGCGTGGTCCTATCAAGATATGCCAAGAATCAATACAAACATTGTAGCCCATAAACTGCCTTTGAAACCCGAATGCAAACCAATTAAGCAAAAGTTGAGAAGAATGAAACCTGAAATGcttttgaaaattaaggaaGAGGTGAAGAAACAGTTTGATGCAAGATTCTTGGAAGTAGCTAAGTACCCCGAATGGGTTGCAAATATTGTCCCTGTGCCTAAGAAAGATGGGAAAGTGAGAATGTGTGTGGACTATCGAGATTTAAATAGAGCTAGCCCAAAAGATAATTTCCCTCTGCCCCACATCGACACCCTTGTTGATAATACTGCCTGCCATTCCATGTTTTCCTTTATGGATGGCTTTTCAGGGtataaccaaattaagatGGCACCAGAGGATAGAGAAAAAACTACCTTCATAACTATGTGGGGGACCTTTTGTTATAAGGTAATGCCATTTGGTTTGAAGAATGCTGGGGCAACTTATCAGCGGGCCATGGTGACTCTCTTCCATGATATGATGCACAGAGAGGTCGAggtgtatgtggatgatatgatTGTAAAAGCTCGCAAAACAGAGAACCATGCGACCAATCTTGAAAGGTTGTTTAAGAGGTTACGAAAGTTTCAGCTCAGATTAAATCCGGTAAAGTGCATCTTTGGAGTCACTTTTGGAAAGTTACTTGGTTTCATAGTCAATGAAAGAGGAATAGAAGTTGACCCGAATAAGGTTCAAGCAATCCGTGATTTGCCTCCTCCCAAAATGCAGAAAGAGGTTAGGGGATTCTTAGGAAGGTTGAATTATATAGTCCGGTTCATATCACAACTCACTCAAATGTGACCTGATCTTCAAGCTCCTTCGCAAACACAATCTTGGGGCATGGAACGAGGAGTGCCAAGTTACTTTTGACAAGGTTAAAGAATATTTGTTAAGTCTGCCAGTGTTAGTACCACCTATGGCCAGAAGACCCCTCTTCTTGTATTTGACAGTAAATGAAGGATCCATGGGATATGTGTTGGGACAACATGATGAAACtggtaagaaagaaagagcagTTTACTACTTGAGTAAAAAGTTCACTGAGTACGAGTCCAAGTATTCCTCGTTGGAAAAAATGTGTTGTGATTTAGTATGGACGGCGTATCGACTCAGGCAGTACATGCTATATCATACTACTTGGCTCATTGCAAAGTTGGATCCTATTAAATACATCTTCGAGAAGCCATCCTTATCAGGTAGAGTGGCAAGATGGCAAGTTTTGTTGTCTAAATATGATATTGTATATGTGTCCCAAAAAGCTATCAAAAAAAGTGCAATCGCAGATTTTCTGGCAGAAAGGGTGGAAGAGGATTATGAACCAATGGAGTTTGAGTTTCTAGATGAGGACCTGATGTCGATTTGTCAAACAAATGAGGAGGAAtcagaggaaaaagagaattgGAAGATGTTTTTTGACGGAGCTTCAAATGCCTTGGGGCATGGCATAGAGATCGTATTAGTGTCACCAGAAGGAGATCATTATCCCGTCATAGCTAAACTCAACTTCTATTGTACCAATAATGTGGCCGAATATGAAGCTTGTGTCATGGGTCTTCAGGCAGcaatcaagaagaaaattcacactttgaAAGTGTATGGGGATTTTactttggtcatttatcagtTGCGAGGAGAATGGGAGACACACGACTCAAAGTTAGTCCGATATCATAAGTATGTTTCAAAgctgattgaaaattttgataagattCGCTTCACCCATTTGCCCCGAGAGGAGAACCAAATGGCTGATGCATTAGCCACGCTGGCAGCTATGTTCAAAGTTGGTACCAATGTCAAGATTCAACCCATCATGATTAATCTTCGAGAGTACCCCGCACACTACTCTAGTGTAGAGGAAGAAGTAGACGAGAAACCGTGGTACCATGATATTGTGCATTATCTCAAGTTTCAGCAGTATTCGGAACAAAGCtcagaaaatgataagaaaaccaTTAGAAGGTTGGCAATGAATTTCTTCTTGGATGGGGACATCTTATACAAGAAAAGTAGGGATCAAGTGCTTTTGAGATGTGTGGATTCAGCCAAAGCTTTGAGAATAGTTGAGGAAGTCCACGAAGGAATTTGTGGGGCACATGCCAGTGGGCATATGTTGGCAAGACAGGTCATGAGAGCAGGGTATTACTGGCTCACGTTGGAAACAGATTGTATAGATTTCGCTCGAAAGTGTCACAAGTGTCAGATATACGCAGACAGAATCCACACTCCTACAAATTCACTGAATGTATTGACATCACCATGGCCATTCTTAATGTGGGGCATGGATGTGATTGGGTTGATAACCCCCAAGGCATCAAATGGACATCGGTTAATTCTGGTGGCGATTGACTACTTCACTAAGTGGGTAGAAGCAGCATCTTATGCCAATGTGACCCAAAAAGTGGTATGTAAGttcatccaaaaagaaataatatgccGCTATGGTCTCTCAGAAAGGATCATCACAGATAATGCTAGTAACCTCAATGGTTCAATGATGAAAGAGGTTTGTACTAAGTTCAAGATCAAGCATCACAATTCAGCGCCTTATCGCCCAAAGATGAATGGAGCAATAGAAGCAGCTAACAAGAACATCAAAAAgataattgaaaagatgacAAATGTATACAAAGATTGGCATGAAAAGTTACCATTTGCTTTGCATGCTTATTGCACAACAGTCCGAACTTCCACAAGAGCTACGCCGTTCTCTTTGGTGTATGGGATGGAAGCGGTTTTGCCAATTGAAGTAGAAATCCCTTCCCTAAGGGTCCTTAAAGAAGTACAATTGGAAGAAGCTGAATGGGTTAACGTTCGTTATGAGCAATTGAATctcatagaagaaaaaagattgaCGGCACTTTGCCATGGACAGTTATACCAAAAGAGAATGATGAGGGCATATGGCAAGAAGG containing:
- the LOC108660647 gene encoding LOW QUALITY PROTEIN: uncharacterized protein LOC108660647 (The sequence of the model RefSeq protein was modified relative to this genomic sequence to represent the inferred CDS: inserted 2 bases in 1 codon; substituted 1 base at 1 genomic stop codon), yielding MDESRIEFYVEASKPAVNMMSKESTHPRKIKPLTIFYEPRGESVEDRTHGKMTIEVPEPFPYKDDKVVPWNYNCNVQVSNTGKWITESQDGATNITGVRGITRSGRCYTPKGSVTEKEAAEFLKFIKHSEYNVVEQLNRLPARISLLSLLLSSEPHRNSLMRILNQAYVDHDISVENLDYIIGNILVGNIIPFSDEEIPSGGRKNYKALYITTKCKGYTVAKVLLDNGSSLNVMPMRTLASLPIDMSYMRKSXMIVRAFDGIRREVVGDIEIPVEIGSCTFTIEFQVMDIAPSYNYLLGRPWIHLVEAIPSSLHQKIKFIMDEKIVCVNGEEDLLISKPTNIPYVEETEEVPECSFRSFEFVNTTYVGEGAAPPMLRLSKTTEMAVNQIVGKEYRARAGLGRELQGIRRPICAIKNEERFGLGTSVSELDDTKNVEDYDLTPDLLRLVEHEGRQIVPHQETLETINLGNEENKKKVRIGTTLEPSEKEKLIKLLHEYVNVFAWSYQDMPRINTNIVAHKLPLKPECKPIKQKLRRMKPEMLLKIKEEVKKQFDARFLEVAKYPEWVANIVPVPKKDGKVRMCVDYRDLNRASPKDNFPLPHIDTLVDNTACHSMFSFMDGFSGYNQIKMAPEDREKTTFITMWGTFCYKVMPFGLKNAGATYQRAMVTLFHDMMHREVEVYVDDMIVKARKTENHATNLERLFKRLRKFQLRLNPVKCIFGVTFGKLLGFIVNERGIEVDPNKVQAIRDLPPPKMQKEVRGFLGRLNYIVRFISQLTXKCDLIFKLLRKHNLGAWNEECQVTFDKVKEYLLSLPVLVPPMARRPLFLYLTVNEGSMGYVLGQHDETGKKERAVYYLSKKFTEYESKYSSLEKMCCDLVWTAYRLRQYMLYHTTWLIAKLDPIKYIFEKPSLSGRVARWQVLLSKYDIVYVSQKAIKKSAIADFLAERVEEDYEPMEFEFLDEDLMSICQTNEEESEEKENWKMFFDGASNALGHGIEIVLVSPEGDHYPVIAKLNFYCTNNVAEYEACVMGLQAAIKKKIHTLKVYGDFTLVIYQLRGEWETHDSKLVRYHKYVSKLIENFDKIRFTHLPREENQMADALATLAAMFKVGTNVKIQPIMINLREYPAHYSSVEEEVDEKPWYHDIVHYLKFQQYSEQSSENDKKTIRRLAMNFFLDGDILYKKSRDQVLLRCVDSAKALRIVEEVHEGICGAHASGHMLARQVMRAGYYWLTLETDCIDFARKCHKCQIYADRIHTPTNSLNVLTSPWPFLMWGMDVIGLITPKASNGHRLILVAIDYFTKWVEAASYANVTQKVVCKFIQKEIICRYGLSERIITDNASNLNGSMMKEVCTKFKIKHHNSAPYRPKMNGAIEAANKNIKKIIEKMTNVYKDWHEKLPFALHAYCTTVRTSTRATPFSLVYGMEAVLPIEVEIPSLRVLKEVQLEEAEWVNVRYEQLNLIEEKRLTALCHGQLYQKRMMRAYGKKVHPRQFQEGELVLERILPKQQDPRGKWTPNWEGPFVVKKAFSGGALILAEMDGRELSNPVNADAVKKYFIFERRKEGQL